One window of the Carnobacterium maltaromaticum DSM 20342 genome contains the following:
- a CDS encoding IS3 family transposase (programmed frameshift) has translation MSNYKKYDEEFKKSLVNLYHGGKTQTSLCKDYGVSFTALSRWVKQYSEVQIEDGSILTAKQIKDLQKKNALLEEENLILKKANCHLHATLKQRLDAVHLLRFDHSIVRLCRVLNVNRSTYYKHFDPTPAPRTVENQQLRQTIFSIYMDSKKRLGAAKIKVVLERDFGIFISVGRVYRLMKSMDLPKMSTAKPKFLYAKPKVSLAYSNHLNQQFNPTEPNRVWTSDISYIPVNKGFVYLCVILDLFSRKIIGWRVRPTMEASLVLETLETAVNQRNPKEPVLFHTDRGSQYCATSVRQFLDTHNLVPSYSKAAYPWDNAVNESFFKYMKKEELNRRTFRTIQEVEQSSFEYIEGFYNSKRPHSANNMMTPNEKEKIYFGSI, from the exons ATGTCCAATTACAAAAAATATGATGAAGAATTTAAGAAAAGCCTTGTTAATCTTTACCATGGAGGTAAAACACAAACTTCGTTGTGTAAAGACTATGGCGTTTCCTTTACAGCGTTATCCCGCTGGGTAAAACAATATTCTGAAGTTCAAATTGAAGATGGTTCTATCCTTACTGCTAAACAGATTAAAGACTTACAGAAGAAAAATGCTTTATTAGAAGAGGAAAACCTCATCTTAAAAAAAGCGA ATTGCCATCTTCACGCCACACTCAAACAACGATTAGATGCGGTTCATTTATTACGTTTTGATCATTCTATTGTGCGCCTTTGTAGAGTCTTAAACGTAAATAGAAGTACCTATTATAAACACTTTGACCCAACTCCTGCTCCTAGAACTGTTGAAAATCAACAGCTTCGACAAACCATTTTTTCTATCTATATGGATTCTAAAAAACGATTAGGTGCTGCGAAAATAAAAGTTGTTCTTGAGCGTGATTTTGGAATTTTCATTAGTGTTGGGCGAGTGTACCGATTAATGAAATCAATGGATTTGCCAAAAATGTCTACAGCTAAGCCGAAATTTTTATATGCGAAACCAAAGGTTTCTTTAGCTTACTCAAATCACTTAAACCAACAATTCAATCCGACTGAACCGAATCGAGTTTGGACGAGCGATATTTCTTACATTCCTGTTAATAAAGGGTTTGTTTATCTCTGTGTCATTTTAGATTTATTTTCCAGGAAAATTATAGGATGGCGCGTTCGTCCAACTATGGAAGCTTCTTTAGTCCTTGAGACACTTGAAACAGCTGTGAATCAAAGAAATCCCAAAGAGCCTGTTCTATTCCATACAGATCGTGGAAGCCAATACTGTGCGACTAGTGTTCGTCAATTTTTAGACACACATAACCTCGTTCCATCTTATTCCAAAGCAGCTTACCCATGGGATAATGCCGTAAACGAGTCTTTTTTTAAATATATGAAAAAAGAAGAACTGAACCGCAGAACATTTAGAACAATCCAAGAAGTTGAACAATCTTCATTTGAATATATAGAGGGTTTTTACAATTCAAAACGCCCCCATTCAGCAAACAATATGATGACCCCGAATGAAAAAGAAAAAATCTATTTTGGGTCTATCTAA
- a CDS encoding minor capsid protein, which translates to MNIEKSYAKNINKLVSELDSLILYEFDKIISPLIDDERMTKDSIISDSFFDVAKKAIEKIKFLSLGAFNSNDINKVSTKYISSLNSANKSNLNSQLKTKGVNPLDSEPWLKEYSNSKIAENVSYITNIRDEYSSKIEQIIYRGVTNGQSSAEMREELINQSGIARKKADFIARDQTGSILGQMTAKRHEKSGIRAFRWSDSGDSKVRDSHHERDGKIYYYADNPLLPGEEYNCRCVAEPIFDDELAQIEAEQALNELTENEEYAINTYISSEAYRINDKLRNGYDLDEKDSKLLKELDSALSKMDKFEGDLNRSYTFRSQEDLINFVTPLRIGETRRFKEYMSTSIDVYDPGNQLLLIIRNAKKGRNISQINENELEVLYERGATFIVIERYRLETGVLVIELEEFHD; encoded by the coding sequence TTGAACATCGAAAAAAGTTATGCTAAAAACATAAATAAATTAGTAAGTGAACTTGATTCTCTTATTTTGTACGAGTTTGATAAAATAATTAGTCCTTTAATAGATGATGAAAGAATGACTAAAGACTCAATTATTAGTGATTCTTTTTTTGATGTTGCTAAAAAAGCAATTGAAAAAATAAAATTCCTATCATTAGGTGCTTTTAATAGTAATGATATTAATAAGGTTTCTACAAAGTATATTAGTTCGTTAAATAGTGCAAATAAAAGTAATTTGAATAGTCAATTAAAAACAAAAGGTGTCAATCCTTTAGATTCTGAACCTTGGTTAAAAGAATATTCCAATTCAAAAATAGCTGAAAATGTCAGCTATATAACAAACATCCGAGATGAATATTCTTCTAAAATAGAACAAATAATCTATCGAGGAGTGACAAATGGTCAATCTTCTGCAGAAATGCGTGAAGAGCTGATTAATCAATCTGGTATAGCTAGAAAAAAAGCCGATTTTATTGCGCGAGATCAAACGGGTTCAATATTAGGTCAAATGACAGCTAAGAGACATGAAAAATCTGGAATTCGAGCATTTAGGTGGAGTGATAGCGGAGACTCTAAAGTTAGAGATTCACATCATGAACGAGATGGTAAAATTTATTATTATGCTGACAATCCTTTATTACCAGGTGAAGAATACAACTGTAGATGTGTAGCAGAGCCTATTTTTGATGATGAGCTAGCTCAAATTGAAGCAGAGCAGGCCTTGAATGAGCTAACTGAAAATGAAGAGTATGCAATTAATACTTATATTAGTTCAGAAGCCTATCGTATAAATGATAAGCTTAGAAATGGTTATGATTTAGATGAGAAGGACTCGAAACTTCTTAAAGAATTAGATAGTGCTCTTAGTAAGATGGATAAGTTTGAAGGTGATTTAAATCGATCGTATACCTTTAGGTCACAAGAAGATTTAATAAATTTTGTTACTCCGTTAAGAATTGGAGAGACTAGAAGATTTAAAGAATACATGTCAACTTCAATCGATGTTTATGATCCAGGTAATCAGTTGCTCCTAATCATTAGAAATGCCAAAAAGGGTAGAAATATTAGTCAAATAAACGAAAATGAGCTTGAAGTCTTGTATGAAAGAGGAGCTACCTTTATAGTTATAGAAAGATACCGACTTGAAACAGGTGTCTTAGTAATTGAATTGGAGGAATTCCATGACTAA
- a CDS encoding anti-CBASS protein Acb1 family protein, with protein sequence MGSAKILLTDKKGSIINDFMMGNGKGYAKDNLTRQVPGQRRQLTPSDLEDLYSSNSMAANIIDIPAEDMTRSGWTIKMKDEKLKALYESRLRQLKTKDMFKQLNIFDRLYGDGFISLGLIQKSTFELSDAIKLDDLKKISYLNSFSSKKVNNRVIDEDVFSPRYGKSESFEINNRSRTGIEIAGQTQVSVHHSRLIHQQSTRFEDEIEGTSLLESLYDILTVMDTSLWSVGQIMYDFVFKVFKSKDIDGMNNNDKAELGMLMDYKFRTEALAVITNEEELGKESTNVSGINQLLDFTWDYLAGAARMPKTVLKGQEAGTLTGAQYDVMNYYSRIASMQENSMRPQLEYLVRLLMWCEDECGGRIDPDSIEWSIEFNPLWSVDSKTDAEIRKLTAESDKIYIESGVLDPSDVQEARFGRFGVTETSKFNADSATDIDKLAESVYKKYKENRADG encoded by the coding sequence GTGGGATCAGCAAAAATATTACTAACAGACAAAAAAGGCAGTATAATCAATGATTTTATGATGGGGAATGGTAAAGGGTATGCTAAAGACAATTTGACTAGGCAAGTGCCAGGACAAAGACGACAATTAACACCCTCTGATTTAGAAGACCTTTATAGTTCAAACTCTATGGCTGCTAATATTATTGATATCCCAGCTGAGGATATGACTAGAAGCGGATGGACGATTAAGATGAAAGATGAAAAATTAAAAGCTCTTTATGAATCACGTCTGAGACAATTGAAGACTAAAGATATGTTTAAACAGTTAAACATATTCGACCGTTTATACGGTGATGGATTCATTAGTTTAGGTTTGATTCAAAAAAGCACATTTGAGTTGAGTGATGCAATTAAACTTGATGATTTGAAGAAAATATCCTATTTAAATTCATTTTCTAGTAAAAAAGTAAATAACCGAGTAATTGATGAAGATGTTTTTAGTCCGAGGTATGGTAAATCCGAATCATTTGAGATTAATAACCGGTCTAGAACTGGAATTGAAATTGCAGGTCAAACTCAAGTATCTGTTCACCATTCACGCTTAATTCATCAACAGTCAACGAGATTCGAGGACGAAATCGAAGGTACTTCACTACTTGAAAGCCTATATGATATTCTTACCGTAATGGATACCAGTCTTTGGTCGGTAGGTCAAATTATGTATGATTTTGTCTTTAAAGTCTTTAAATCTAAAGACATTGATGGAATGAATAACAACGATAAAGCAGAGCTTGGAATGCTTATGGACTATAAATTCAGAACTGAAGCTTTAGCAGTTATCACAAACGAGGAAGAACTTGGTAAAGAATCAACTAATGTCTCAGGTATTAACCAATTGCTTGATTTCACATGGGATTATCTGGCAGGTGCTGCTAGGATGCCTAAAACAGTATTAAAAGGCCAAGAAGCAGGAACTTTAACAGGAGCTCAATATGATGTAATGAACTATTATTCACGTATAGCTTCAATGCAAGAGAACTCAATGCGGCCACAGCTAGAATACCTTGTAAGATTATTGATGTGGTGTGAAGATGAGTGCGGTGGTCGAATAGACCCCGATTCAATCGAATGGTCTATTGAATTTAATCCGCTTTGGAGCGTTGATAGCAAAACAGATGCTGAGATTCGTAAACTTACAGCTGAATCAGATAAAATTTATATTGAGAGCGGTGTGCTGGATCCTTCAGATGTTCAAGAAGCAAGGTTTGGTCGTTTTGGTGTTACAGAAACTAGCAAGTTTAATGCAGATTCAGCAACTGATATTGATAAGTTAGCCGAATCTGTTTATAAAAAATACAAGGAAAATCGAGCAGATGGCTAG
- a CDS encoding RES domain-containing protein codes for MTESDIENFLKDLISDPDVEISDFNPITGDFTTNLTITNKMPTEKDYLNQINNRRKKIKQSEKKLINLSEKDATDENISSLLRNILAFDFGNGSHLIPGNSSYIKIKENQMLYRIRPQNTKMDSKSDAWYPPKECISYLGRLNDINESVLYVADEIETVLKECKIKTGDSFHLIVYKTITEISLIDISSIYLEGSLYPKVSFMVSDFLSTIFSLNVKEHENYKYKISNQIGKFFFPYSIHNFDGWSYPSAVIHNKKSIALNPESCDSKLRIAFVTNGKLVKEGTEVKLIINSPKFINTHNELVSLNVKEFNNDKNYLNKMLLEMISNKIKNIEHIPKDIQDFFSIL; via the coding sequence ATGACAGAATCAGATATAGAAAATTTTCTGAAAGATTTAATTTCAGATCCTGATGTAGAAATAAGTGATTTTAATCCAATAACAGGTGACTTTACCACAAATCTTACAATAACCAATAAAATGCCTACAGAAAAAGATTACCTAAATCAAATTAATAATCGTCGAAAAAAAATTAAACAATCTGAGAAAAAATTAATTAACTTAAGTGAAAAAGATGCAACTGATGAAAACATTAGCAGTTTGTTACGCAATATTTTGGCTTTTGATTTTGGAAACGGATCCCATCTAATTCCAGGTAATTCTAGTTATATTAAAATTAAAGAAAATCAAATGCTTTACAGAATAAGACCACAAAATACTAAGATGGATAGCAAGTCAGATGCCTGGTATCCTCCTAAAGAGTGTATTTCATATTTAGGTAGGCTTAACGATATAAATGAGTCAGTGCTTTATGTCGCTGATGAAATAGAAACTGTTTTAAAAGAATGCAAAATTAAAACAGGAGATTCATTTCACTTAATTGTTTATAAAACAATTACTGAAATTTCCTTAATTGATATATCTTCAATTTACTTAGAAGGAAGCCTGTATCCAAAAGTATCATTTATGGTATCTGACTTTTTATCAACTATTTTTTCACTTAATGTTAAAGAACATGAGAACTATAAATATAAAATTTCTAATCAAATAGGAAAGTTCTTCTTTCCATACTCAATACACAATTTTGATGGTTGGTCATATCCTTCTGCAGTTATACACAACAAAAAAAGTATTGCTCTTAATCCTGAAAGTTGTGATTCTAAATTACGAATTGCATTTGTGACTAATGGAAAACTTGTTAAGGAAGGAACTGAAGTAAAACTTATAATAAACAGCCCAAAATTTATTAATACACATAATGAGTTAGTTTCATTAAATGTAAAAGAATTTAATAATGATAAAAACTACCTTAATAAAATGCTTTTAGAGATGATTTCGAACAAAATAAAAAATATCGAACACATTCCAAAAGATATTCAAGATTTTTTTTCGATACTATAA
- the terL gene encoding phage terminase large subunit has translation METLAKQAESVLNQNYFDHYVKFAHNGQYEHFRHTKLVCKYLQRIADGEQLALMIEMPPRHGKSMTVTESFPSFYLGKNPDKRVITASYSDSLAKKFGRKNKDKFKEFAGPLNNLELSKTNAAVKDWGIEGHSGGMLSTGVGGSITGHGADLMIIDDPIKNQQDASSETIREKIWDEWESTLSTRLHGGASVIVVMTRWNEDDIIGRLLKQSARPWIRLRLPAVAEDETDLLHRKIGEVLCPELGYDEKWAKQKQKEVGSRTWSSLYQQRPTPAGGSIFKRKWVKYYVPSREVKDRLNLSDETIILPRLFDKQVQSWDCTFKDAETSDFVAGQVWAKKKADYFLLARRKEKLNFTATLKAIREMSENWPNARAKYVEDKANGSAVISVLENEISGIIPVNPEGGKEVRANAVAPVWESGNVYLPHPDYVPWVNEFLDELEAFPNGAHDDEVDAMTQALIKITSSGRSLLERYRNG, from the coding sequence ATGGAAACACTAGCTAAGCAAGCGGAAAGCGTGCTAAATCAAAACTATTTTGACCACTATGTCAAATTTGCACACAACGGACAATATGAACACTTTAGACATACAAAACTTGTATGTAAATACTTGCAACGCATTGCAGATGGGGAACAGCTCGCACTTATGATTGAAATGCCACCTCGGCATGGAAAATCAATGACAGTGACAGAGTCGTTTCCTTCTTTTTATTTAGGTAAGAATCCTGATAAGAGAGTTATTACAGCTTCTTACTCGGATAGTTTAGCTAAAAAGTTTGGTAGAAAGAATAAAGATAAGTTTAAAGAATTCGCTGGACCACTAAATAATTTAGAGTTATCTAAAACTAATGCTGCAGTCAAAGATTGGGGTATTGAAGGTCATTCAGGTGGAATGCTTTCAACTGGTGTAGGTGGCTCTATTACTGGTCATGGTGCAGATTTAATGATTATTGATGATCCAATTAAGAACCAACAAGATGCATCATCTGAAACAATTAGAGAGAAAATTTGGGATGAATGGGAGTCTACACTATCAACGCGTTTACATGGTGGCGCTTCTGTCATCGTTGTAATGACTCGCTGGAACGAAGATGATATTATTGGTCGTTTGTTAAAACAAAGCGCTCGTCCTTGGATTCGTTTGAGATTACCTGCAGTTGCAGAAGATGAAACAGATTTACTTCACCGAAAAATTGGTGAGGTTCTTTGTCCTGAACTTGGTTATGACGAGAAATGGGCGAAACAGAAGCAAAAAGAAGTAGGATCAAGAACGTGGTCTTCCTTGTATCAACAACGCCCAACTCCTGCTGGAGGAAGCATATTTAAACGTAAATGGGTTAAGTATTATGTGCCAAGTCGAGAAGTAAAAGACAGATTGAATTTATCGGATGAAACAATCATTCTTCCTCGTTTATTTGATAAACAAGTCCAGTCTTGGGATTGCACTTTTAAGGATGCCGAGACCAGTGATTTCGTTGCAGGTCAAGTATGGGCTAAGAAAAAAGCTGATTATTTCTTATTAGCAAGGAGAAAAGAAAAGTTGAATTTCACTGCTACTTTAAAAGCTATACGTGAAATGTCTGAGAACTGGCCCAATGCTAGAGCTAAATATGTGGAGGATAAAGCCAATGGTTCAGCTGTTATTTCAGTATTAGAAAATGAAATATCTGGAATTATTCCTGTTAATCCGGAAGGCGGTAAAGAAGTGAGAGCAAACGCTGTCGCGCCAGTGTGGGAAAGTGGGAATGTTTATTTACCACATCCCGACTATGTACCTTGGGTAAATGAATTTCTTGATGAACTTGAAGCATTTCCAAATGGCGCACATGACGATGAAGTTGATGCTATGACGCAAGCATTAATTAAGATTACTAGTAGTGGCAGAAGTTTGTTGGAGCGATATAGAAACGGATAA
- a CDS encoding terminase small subunit, which yields MAKELSDVTRQKYDLFVAAYIRCFNATKAAVEAGYKASNAKNQGSNMLTYPYIKEKINVELGRLRQRFADEGNRAFADLLNILSDLDLKLRRHDEAELKINKYENELIKDNNSFSILNRQIEKLARKIKAIDGRKKDSKEIKKTLLIEIEELQDESFQMGLDLRNKRRLVEIEHSNILKPAQWEKMLSLKADVLQDILDRGGFKPPDKVEHSGHLGIPVNPELTKLTKKELEVIAKQFRDGNTS from the coding sequence ATGGCAAAGGAATTATCAGATGTTACAAGACAAAAGTATGATCTATTTGTTGCTGCTTATATTCGTTGTTTCAATGCCACTAAGGCAGCCGTTGAAGCTGGTTATAAAGCAAGTAATGCTAAGAATCAGGGGAGCAACATGCTTACTTATCCCTACATTAAAGAAAAAATCAACGTTGAACTTGGAAGGTTGCGGCAACGCTTTGCTGACGAGGGTAACAGGGCTTTTGCTGACCTGCTGAACATTCTATCAGATTTAGATTTAAAACTCCGTAGGCACGACGAGGCGGAGCTGAAAATCAATAAATATGAGAATGAGCTTATTAAAGATAATAATTCGTTTAGCATTTTAAATAGGCAAATAGAAAAGCTAGCTCGGAAAATAAAAGCGATTGATGGCCGTAAAAAAGATAGTAAAGAGATCAAAAAGACTTTACTCATTGAAATTGAAGAACTGCAAGATGAATCATTTCAAATGGGCTTAGATTTACGTAATAAACGAAGGCTGGTTGAAATAGAACATAGCAATATTTTGAAGCCAGCACAGTGGGAGAAAATGCTCTCTCTTAAAGCTGATGTACTTCAAGATATACTTGATAGAGGTGGTTTTAAACCGCCTGATAAGGTAGAACATAGTGGTCATTTAGGCATACCTGTTAATCCGGAACTAACTAAATTAACGAAAAAGGAGCTAGAAGTCATTGCTAAGCAATTTAGAGATGGAAACACTAGCTAA
- a CDS encoding HEPN domain-containing protein, whose translation MKQNKIKEINKELTLIFSDLKVLADEDRNERSSSTRGPLGNFSLSNIGLVSKMKVASILFEESWINSNFTYKELDKQILNFCIENRTNEDKKDFLVLEKFLKELLGPEVEHTVISILRGVENVNVELTIGDFRIYPSKLIDKHIKCDNWERIKNDIITDFADEIMIETSVFSSDRERAKEIANERMDNFINILYFFLFAKKGGYSLRLGTSESSSIFINIINFSGKVYVHNKLDGDWKNVDLNEIINYYEEPLNKVLEIEKKLWFDRKNVNEMEKRIYGSIQWAGRALKEKYADEKFIQAMFGMEALIQEKNKNNVISPSITSQMSEVIIFCLGDTYERRSEIEQEFKQLYTTRSNIAHGERTQVSEYESNLVLDYLRHIIFYFLKNDTFKTFKDVNEFIKNEKYKKM comes from the coding sequence TTGAAACAAAATAAAATAAAAGAAATAAATAAAGAGCTAACTTTAATATTTTCTGATTTAAAGGTTCTGGCTGACGAAGATAGAAACGAAAGAAGTTCTAGTACTAGAGGTCCACTAGGAAATTTTTCACTAAGTAATATTGGATTGGTTTCTAAAATGAAAGTTGCATCTATTCTTTTTGAAGAAAGTTGGATAAACAGTAACTTTACTTATAAAGAATTAGATAAGCAAATTTTAAATTTTTGTATAGAAAATCGTACAAATGAGGATAAGAAAGACTTTCTTGTGCTTGAAAAATTTTTGAAAGAACTTTTAGGTCCAGAAGTCGAGCATACAGTTATATCAATATTAAGAGGTGTAGAAAATGTAAATGTTGAATTAACTATTGGAGATTTTAGAATATATCCATCTAAATTAATAGATAAACATATTAAATGTGATAATTGGGAACGAATAAAAAATGATATTATTACTGATTTTGCTGATGAAATAATGATTGAAACCTCTGTCTTTTCTTCCGATAGAGAAAGGGCTAAAGAAATTGCTAATGAACGAATGGATAATTTTATTAACATACTTTATTTCTTTTTATTCGCAAAAAAAGGTGGGTATAGTTTAAGGTTAGGCACTTCTGAGTCTTCTTCAATATTTATTAACATAATAAATTTTTCTGGAAAAGTTTATGTTCATAACAAGTTAGATGGTGATTGGAAAAATGTTGATTTGAACGAAATAATTAATTACTATGAGGAGCCGTTAAATAAAGTTCTTGAAATAGAGAAAAAATTATGGTTCGATCGCAAGAACGTAAATGAAATGGAAAAAAGAATATATGGATCCATTCAATGGGCTGGAAGAGCGTTAAAAGAAAAGTACGCAGATGAAAAATTTATTCAAGCAATGTTTGGGATGGAGGCATTAATACAAGAGAAAAATAAAAATAATGTGATTTCGCCTTCAATAACATCACAAATGAGTGAAGTTATAATCTTTTGTTTAGGTGATACTTATGAAAGAAGAAGCGAAATTGAACAAGAATTTAAGCAATTGTATACTACAAGATCGAACATTGCCCATGGGGAGCGAACTCAAGTTAGTGAATATGAATCTAATTTAGTGTTAGATTATTTAAGGCATATCATTTTTTATTTTTTAAAAAATGATACTTTTAAAACATTTAAAGATGTTAATGAATTTATTAAAAATGAAAAGTATAAGAAAATGTAA
- a CDS encoding sigma factor-like helix-turn-helix DNA-binding protein has product MKFADELINEYTTDLKPIKALYSYYRNHRNVCLILFKECEEAQEWELSVEFRNDYQYYKARAKELGSIISSSEYSIQWLRDAKEPGNRREIGRRSRYQRTELWGEIEAAALKNYRDSDLENLTNEDKKVLKEILSCLSPREYESYVSIFGKGNSYQETADYMQLSRSSVQTLINRSIQKINEVIKYGANTSLF; this is encoded by the coding sequence ATGAAATTTGCTGACGAATTAATAAACGAATATACAACTGATTTAAAGCCAATAAAAGCTCTCTACAGTTATTATAGAAATCATAGGAATGTTTGTCTTATCTTGTTCAAAGAATGCGAAGAGGCGCAAGAATGGGAGCTTTCTGTTGAGTTTAGAAATGATTATCAATACTATAAAGCTCGAGCAAAGGAACTAGGTTCTATTATCTCTAGTAGCGAGTATTCAATTCAATGGTTACGTGATGCTAAAGAACCTGGCAATCGTAGAGAAATTGGGAGAAGGTCTAGATATCAACGAACAGAGTTATGGGGAGAAATAGAAGCAGCAGCTTTAAAGAACTACAGAGATAGTGATTTAGAAAACTTAACAAATGAAGATAAAAAAGTTCTAAAGGAAATTTTAAGTTGTCTATCTCCAAGAGAGTACGAATCTTACGTCTCGATTTTTGGAAAAGGAAATAGTTATCAAGAAACAGCGGATTATATGCAGTTGAGTAGGAGTTCTGTTCAAACTTTAATCAATCGTTCAATTCAAAAAATTAATGAGGTGATTAAATATGGTGCAAATACAAGTTTATTTTAG
- a CDS encoding XtrA/YqaO family protein, with protein MEFKQVELSQLNELELNNTIIIVSNGMIKMANLPAFADIKLTTNENKVTVVKCETKTKF; from the coding sequence TTGGAATTTAAACAAGTAGAATTATCTCAATTAAATGAATTAGAACTGAACAACACAATTATCATTGTTAGCAACGGAATGATTAAGATGGCCAATTTACCAGCTTTTGCTGATATTAAGCTAACAACGAATGAAAACAAGGTCACAGTAGTTAAATGTGAGACCAAAACTAAATTTTAA
- a CDS encoding Rha family transcriptional regulator: protein MGQLMIKPAVSTIDSREVAEMVSKQHKELLRDIRKYASVLTSAGLRSLDYFIPSEYLDVKKEIRPCYELTIIGCDLVANKLIGEKGILFTAQYAKRFREMEENERNSTIKVHLPSYPEALRLYADEMERNSQLSIKNQEQAVLIESYELKVNYLNEILHSKSTLNITQIAADYDLTAQELNKILHEEKIQKKSGNQWVLCKKYFGQGYVKSDTYSFSHKNGNRDVSLHTKWTQKGRMLIHEILKERTIYAILDK, encoded by the coding sequence ATGGGCCAATTAATGATAAAACCAGCTGTAAGTACAATTGATAGTCGGGAAGTTGCTGAAATGGTGAGTAAGCAGCATAAAGAACTTTTACGTGATATTCGTAAATATGCAAGTGTTTTAACCAGCGCAGGGTTGCGCTCGTTGGATTATTTTATTCCTAGCGAGTATTTAGATGTAAAAAAAGAAATTCGTCCTTGTTATGAATTAACTATCATCGGATGTGATCTTGTAGCAAATAAGCTCATAGGTGAAAAAGGAATTTTATTTACAGCTCAATATGCTAAAAGATTTCGTGAAATGGAAGAGAATGAACGCAATTCAACAATTAAGGTCCATTTACCTTCTTATCCGGAGGCTTTACGATTATATGCAGATGAAATGGAACGAAATAGCCAGCTAAGTATTAAAAACCAAGAACAAGCTGTTTTAATTGAATCTTATGAGCTTAAAGTTAATTATTTGAATGAAATTTTACATTCTAAAAGCACCTTAAATATTACTCAAATTGCTGCCGATTATGATTTGACTGCCCAGGAGTTGAACAAGATTTTACATGAAGAAAAGATTCAGAAAAAGTCAGGCAATCAGTGGGTTTTATGTAAAAAGTATTTTGGCCAAGGTTATGTGAAGTCTGATACCTACAGTTTTTCTCATAAAAATGGGAATCGAGATGTTAGTCTCCATACTAAATGGACCCAAAAAGGAAGAATGCTTATTCATGAGATTTTAAAAGAAAGAACTATTTATGCTATTTTGGATAAATAA
- a CDS encoding ASCH/PUA domain-containing protein, protein MKVHELKIEPKYFEAVKDGRKKFEIRKNDRNFQEGDVLILKEYDSITQLFSGEIIKVEISYMPDFPLKDDYVVLGIEEIWEG, encoded by the coding sequence ATGAAAGTACACGAACTCAAAATTGAACCTAAATATTTCGAGGCAGTGAAGGACGGTAGGAAAAAGTTTGAGATTAGAAAGAATGATCGTAACTTTCAAGAAGGAGACGTTTTAATTTTAAAAGAATATGATTCAATTACTCAGTTGTTTTCGGGCGAAATCATAAAAGTTGAAATATCGTACATGCCAGATTTTCCGCTGAAAGATGACTATGTTGTTCTTGGGATTGAGGAAATATGGGAGGGTTAG